In Coraliomargarita sinensis, the genomic stretch ACTGCATCGACGCAGGAGATTTATTTCGCGCCGACCGGTAAGATCGGTGCTTCTGCTGTCATTATGGGGGCGGGGCAGGAAGTCCCGGAAACGGCCAAGATGAAAATCGAAAGTTACTTGAGGGCCAATATCCGCGCAATTACGGCGGACTATCCCTACCGCTCCGATGTAATACGAGCCATGCTCGATGCCGAGTATGAGTTGGTCATCGACGAGGAAGTGATCAAGCCCGCGGGTGAATTACTGACCCTGACCGCCAGCGAAGCACTCAAGGAATACGGGGATCCGCCACAACCGCTGCTTGGGAAAGGGATTTACGATTCGGTGGAGGAATTGCTCGACGACCGCTTTGGTCCCGGGAACTACGAAATAAAGGACTTTAAGGTCACTTACTCGGAGCGGATCGCCAAGTGGATGGATACCTTCGCGCCGGCTCTCCTGGGTATCGGCATGCTATTGCTCTTCCTCGAATTCAAAACCCCGGGCTTCGGTATCTTCGGGATCGGCGGCATCGTGCTCATTGCGATCTTTTTTATCAGTCAGCACATCGCTGGTTTGGCGGGCAACGAGGCCATCCTCTTCTTTGCGCTGGGCATCATTCTGGTATTGGTCGAGATTTTCTTTTTCCCCGGAGTGCTCATCTTTGCCCTGAGCGGGCTGGCCCTGATCTTTGGTTCACTGCTCTGGGCGATGGTCGATATCTGGCCCGAAGAACCGATCAGCCTGTCGCCGGAATTTCTGGCGGAGCCCGTAGTGAATCTCGTTTTCGGAATGACGGTTGCCGTGCTCGGAGCGGTTATTTTTGGCCGCTTTTTTAAGGGGTCCTTTTTCGAGCGCATGCTTGTCCTGGAGGATGCGGCCGGGGGCAGCAGTCAGGAGATCCGCGAAAAGCGCGAATCTTCCCTGCCCAAGCCCGGCAGCGAAGGGGTCGCCGTTTCAGACCTTTTCCCCAGTGGTCGGGTCGAGGTCGATGGGAAGCGCTATGAGGCACGAAGTGCACTCGGCCCGATCGAGCATGACAGCCGGATCCGGGTCAAAGCGCACAATGACTTCAGCCTGATTGTCGAGGAGGTGGAGTCATGATGTTGATCTTGGGACTGATCCTGGCCGCTCTGGTTCTCATCTTTTTTGAGGTGATCCTGCCCGGAGGCATACTCGGGCTGCTGGCCCTGGCCTGTATTGTCGGTGCCACCTGGCTGGGTTTCGCGGATTATGGTGTGGCCGGTGGCGCGCTGACTTTTCTTGGATCGTTAATTGCAGTCGGACTCTTGGTCTTTGTCGAATTCAAGCTGATGGCCAATTCCAAGTGGGGCAAAGGCTTCTTCCTGGGCTCTTCTGTCTCGGGGCACTCGAATGTTGCCCAGGGGGAGGACAGTATGATTGGTCAGGAAGCCACGGCGATGACTCGTTTAAATCCCAGTGGAAAGATTGCAATCGACGGACGATCCTACGAAGCTTATTCACAAGATGGTTATATCGATTCCGGAGAGACGGTGATCGTGACCAAACGAGAAAATTTTAAACTCATCATCAAAAAACCATGACCTCAACACCACTCCCACTCGCTCTCACCAGTTGGCAACTAGGCTTGGCCGCGATTCTCGGCCTGATCCTGGTCATTGCCTTTTTTATCATTATTACGTTTTTCAGCATCTGGCTGCGTGCCTTGCTTTCAGGTGCTCCAGTCGGTTTCCCGACGTTGGTGGCGATGCGCCTTCGCGGCGTGCCGGCCTCTGTTATCGTCGATGCCCGAATTGCCGCGGTGAAGGCCGGATTGGAAATGCCGGTCAATGATCTCGAAGCCCATTATCTGGCCGAGGGTAATGTTATCCAGACGGTACAGGCACTGGTTGCGGCGGATAAAGCCAATATCGAGTTGGATTGGCAACGTGCCTGCGCCATTGACCTCGCGACCAAGGGCACCGGAAAGTCCGTGCTCGAAGCGGTTCGTACTTCAATTAATCCGAAGGTAATCAATTGCCCTGACCCTAATGGCGGACGCGGCACGATCGACGGCGTCGCCAAGGATGGGATTCAGGTGAAAGCCCGCGCCCGGGTGACGGTTCGTTCCAATCTTGATAATTACGTAGGCAGTGCTTTGGAAGAGACTGTCATTGCCCGTGTCGGCGAGGGTATTGTGACCACCATTGGTTCGGCGGATACCTACAAGGACGTCCTCGAATCACCCGATAAAATTTCCAAGGTCGTTCTGGAACGCGGACTCGATGTTGGCACCGCCTTCGAAATTCTTTCCATCGATATTGCCGATGTTGACGTTGGTGAGAACATTGGTGCGAAACTGCAGGAGTCCCAGGCCGAGGCCGACAAGAATGTCGCCCAAGCCAAGGCAGAAATGCGTCGTGCCGCTGCTGTTGCCCAAGAGCAGGAAATGAAGGCCCGCGTCGAAGAAATGCAGGCCAAGGTGGTCGAAGCCGAGGCACAGGTGCCGCTGGCACTGGCAGAAGCCTTCCGCTCCGGCAATCTCGGTGTAATGGACTACTATCGCTTGAACAATATTAAGGCGGATACCGACATGCGCGACTCCATCTCCAAAGGGGAAGAGGATAAGTAATGCGCCTTGCGCCATGGCGGGGCGGGCTTGTCTCGCACCGCCGCTGCGCAACCGCTAATTTCAAAAATCGCAGCCCGATATGGACAACCTTCTGGAAATACTCGTCCCGCTGATTTTTGCGGCGATCTACTTCTTCGGGAATATGTTTTCGGGAAAGTCGCAGGAGGACAAAGAGGCACCACCGACCTTGAACCCTCGTCGCGATTCTGACGGCCCGGACGCCGCCGAGCGGCAAAGGCGCATTCAGGAGGAGATTCGCCGAAAGATCATGGAGCGCCGCCGCGCTTCAGGAAGTGGGCAGACCACATCCACGGCACCCAGCGGGCGTGAATTGCGGGAGCGTCGGCAACAGGTGGAAGCCCGGCGCCAGGCTCGTGAGGAGGAAGAGGTCCGCCGTGAAGTCGTGGAGGAAGTGCAGAAGGAGCCGTCTGCTTATTCCATTCCATCGCACGAAATGGAATCGGACCCCGAGTCTCCTACGTTTACCTGGGACGATTCGGATAATGCCTACGATAGTACCATGGAGGCGCGTCTGAAACGTATTGAGGAAACCAAACGGCAGGCAGAAAAGTTACAGAAACAGGCCGCTAAGCGAAATAATACTCCGGATCAGGAGGATAAGCAGGGCAAGCAGCAAACCGGAGGCTATTTTACCGGTACGGTCCGTGATAGCCTAAAAGATCCCCGAGCCGCTCGTGTTGCCTTTATCTACGGTGAAGTATTGGGGCGGCCAATCAGCTTGAGGAAAGAAGCCAGCTCAGTTCCCGGTTTGAACTGATTTGGCGAAATTATTTCGCGGCAAATTGATCTTTTTGTAAGTTGCCGTGTCGTAGTGACGTTCATGTGACGATAGTCATTTCATTTTGCTATGCCTGCTTCTCTCCTGAACCCTACCTGTCCGACCATGACCACAGAAGAACTCTTTGACGTTGTCGATGAGCAGGACCGTGTGCTCCGCTCCGAGGCCCGTTCGGTAGTTCACCGTGATGGTCTCCTGCACCGGGCCGTGCACATCTTTGTTTTTAACTCAAGCGGTGAACTCTATCTGCAACGCCGTTCGATGAATAAAGACAGTGCGCCAGGCAAATGGGTAAGCTCCTGCTCGGGCCATGTCGACAGCGGTGAGAATTATGATGCCGCCGCACGCCGTGAATTGGGTGAGGAAATCGGCCTCTATGATCCGATCAATATGAAGCCGGTTTTTAAGGAAGCGGCCTGCCGTCCAACTGGAAATGAGTTTGTCTGGGTCTATGACTGTCACTCTGAAGGCCCTTTCATACTTGATCCGGACGAGGTTAGCGACGGGCAGTGGATCGGACTGGATGCGGTCAATGGCTGGATCGAAGAACGCCCCCGTGATTTTGCCTGGTCCTTTACTCATTTATGGGCGAAATACCGAAAGCTGGTAGAGCGCTAACTGAAGCCAGGAAGGCGGGAATTATCCGTCTCGATACTAGAGTTCTTCATAGAGCATGTGGCCACCGAGTTTAAGTGAGGCCTTTCTATACGGTGGTGTCAGGAACAGGATTGCCCGGCTTTCGGGGTCGATGCGAAAGCTGTTTCGGTAAACCAGATGATGACGCGACGATCCTTTTGCCAAAATTGATAAGTCGGTTTGGCTGTTGCGGGATAACTCAAAAGGCTGGCTGCATGAGAGACTTTGTAACTCAAACTTTTCTCCTTCTGCCATTCCGATCAAGGGTAGGGCGGTAAGATTAATGATGCGGACCGTACCGCTCTGCCCTGAAGAGCCTCCATCCTCTATCGAGAGAATTTTGAAGGGGTTCTTCGCACCGGAATCCGTTTGGGGCACGAAGACAAAGAGTATCTTATCCGCATCAGGTGGAAGCGGCACCGAACCAAGTTCAACCAGGACGCCTTCTTCATGTTCTTCGCGATGACTACCCTTTTGTAAAAACTTCAGGGTCAGTGCTTCGACTGGAACTTGTGCTGTATATGTTCCCGAGCGTCTCTTGCGATGAAACGTCAATGCCGTTGGTTTGTCGCTGGCGCCTTGAAAGTAAATATTTGAGTAGTTGCCCGGTCTTAGTCCGTAAACGGTGAAACTGATCGATGTCAGCTCATTTTGCTGAGCCGGTATGGCTTGCAGGCAAAAAAACAAAGCAAGGATGATTGCTGTAGCCCGTTGCTTCATAGCTTTAATCAAACTTCGGCGTCAGCCATTCGAATTGTAGTATTTGAAATTTACGTCCGAATTCAGGGTTTGTATGTGCTTCAGCCAGGCGTTGAACGGTGGCCCGACACATTGCGCTTTCTAAGACCCTGCCTGTGCTTGGATCATTGATGTCGGCACGGGCGGTGATTTCGAAGCTATCAGAGCGCACGCTGGCTAAGCTGCCGATCGCATTCAGTAAAGCCCGCTGATCGATACTGCTGGGGCCGTAGGCGGGAATCTCGTCAAAGTCGCCGCTGCGTTGGTTGACCTCCGGGGTCGCATTGATGGCGTCCTGCAGCAGGCCGCTGGAGATGTATTCAGCAAGACTGAAGGGTGGGTGGCCTTCTTCATTATAGAACTCGCGCAGTTCTTCGACGATGGCCTGGCCGAGTTTTATCGGAATGTCCTTTTGCAACTCCCGAAACGACTGAACAAAGGCCGGGTGTTGGCGGTCCGTGTGTAGCTGGACTGAATCGATCCGAAAGGCATTGTCGTAGTCGCCTACCTCTTTTCTCAGCAAGACCTCATAGCGGGGGCCGAATTCTCTCTCCGTGGCATTGAATGCGGCAGCTTCCGGAAATTTGAAAAACCCATTGTTCAGTTTCTTCGGAACGCGAAACCACTCCGGGGGATTCGCGAAGCTGCCTTGTTCGTATCGCATCCGTGCGTCCTCCGCTGCTATGCGGTGCCCGCTCAGCACTTTTTCCCAGGCGAGTGCAGAAGTGGAGTTGAGATTAAACCCGTTCTCTAGAATCAGACCTTCAGCGGCATCGACTCCGCTCAAGGTAAGATTCTCATCCAGCACATGCAGGCGGCAGTTGAGCAATGGTTTCGAGCCAAGGTCTTGATCTGATCCTGACGGGGCGGGCAAGGTGGAGAAGAAGTATCGATCATACACGGCATTGAGTTCTTCGCCCCAGGGGTTGCCGATGGGGTTCGGGCGCTCGCCGGGGTAGTGAATCGCATTGAGAAGGTCGGGATTTGTCGGCTCAACCGTGGCGATATTGAAGACGCGGGCCACCCGGTCTTTCCGACCGGTGCCGGATGTCTGGTAGTAAAAGAAGTCGTCACTTTTGAAGCTCTCTCCCGGGTCGAAAAACCCCGGATCAAAGTCGTTGCTGCTAAGACGGAAATCGTAGGGCGGGGTGTCGGGATCGGTCCATACGGCATTGATGTTCCAGTGGTTAAGGTCGATGGAGAAACTGCGGCGGCGTGGGTCCTGCAGGCTGAGCCAGTTGGAAAGGTCGGCTACCATGGTTTCCGAGTTTTGACTGTCGAGGAATTTGAAGCGAAAGCCGAAGGCATAGCCGATACGCTCTAATGATTCATTGTTCATCCCGAATTGGCCGTCTTTGGAACTCTTCCTCCGGTTGAACCACGTCGCTCTTTGGCCGGACTCATATTCAATCTCGAAATCGGGGTAACCATCGAGTTCAAAGGCATAGATTTCCTTTTCCGCTCCAGTCGAGTTGATTGCAATCACACGAATATCAACGGGGCCGGACATCGTAAATTCACCACTGTATTCATCACTGTTTTTCCCAGCCAGGGCTGTTCCCAAAGGCAGGTGAAATGTTCCGGTATCGCCGGTTCCTCCATTATCACGCGGAAGGGTGGTGTAAAAGACCATGCCGGGCCGCATGGTTTGATCTCCTGTATCCCGGCTCAGAAGATAGCTCAGGTCAGGTAGGCTGCCTGTCGTGGTTTCACCGGAGCTATTGTTTGTGATTGAATAGTTCGGGAGGTTGGAGATTTCAAACCGCAGGTCGGAATACCCCAACTCAGCAGCGAGGTCATCCTTTCCCAGGACGAAGGGTACGGTGTAGGGGTTCCATAGTTCGATATAAAGCTTGTGCACGAGGTAGAGCTCTCCGGCCTCGGTCTGGTCGTCGGCGGCAAGCCCGGCGCTGACTTGAAATTCAGTGATAACCGGCAGAATCGAAAAGTCCTGCTCGGCCGACTCGACAGCGCTTACAGTGTCGCGCGGGATTTGCATCCCCATCATACTGTCTTTGTCGCCAGCAGTGGGATTTGCATTCACGTATAAGGCCCGGGCAAAATCCGGAGTCAGTAAACTATCGGCGTCGGCGTATAAGGTATTTAAATCTGCCGCCGTGATCGTATGCGGATGGATCGTTTTTAAGTAGCTGAGGTCTTTCTTGAGCCCGCCTTCTTTGCTGTTCGAAAGCACGAAGTAATTTTCCAGAGTCACGGCGTGCAGGAACTGGGAAGCGACTTTTTTCTTGAGCGGTAAGGCGAAGTCTTCGACGAGAGGTGCTATCTGACTTTTCGAATTGATCTTTTCGAGCTCGTGCAGGATTGAGTCGGAGGATTCGGTGATATCATACAACGCCTTAAAATCAAAAACCGGGTCGTTCAAAAAGGCTGCGCTGCGCAGCGTCTTTTCGCTATAGCCATAATACTCTGGTGGTGTGGCCTTGCCTTCCAGTGTTGGCAGCTCCTGGGATACGTCATTCACGGGCTTTATTGCGGCCTTGACGCCCTCGTCGGCGACCCACCAGGCGATCTCTGTCTCATTTGATTCGAGCGAGGTTGTTGGCGCCCGTACAGCTGGCACGTCGTAAGGAGTATGGTAAGTGCCGTCACTTCGGTGGTCGTATTCAGCCTGCAGTTGGACTGAAGGTGAATTCGCCGATGGATCGGGCGTATCGCCGGAAACGAGCCAATGCGCCTCTGCGGATTCATTGCTTGTGTCCCATACGCCCGTCCAATAACGATTCTGATTGCTCGCGCCTGTGATCTCCGCTCTGGCCGTGACGCGTTGGTCGGGGCCGGCGTGCCTTTGCAGGTCACCCAGCGCCATCATGAGGGCAAGGCGGGCCGCTTCCCGAGCTCTGAGTTTGGATAATGCGGTCATGCCGGCTTGCTTCTCCATCTGCAGTATCAGCGTCATTGAGACGATCAGCACCACGAGGAAAGCCGTCAGGAAGATTGCCACGATGAGGGAAAACCCCTGCTTCGTGCCTGCTTGTGGGCTCTTTTCGGGAAAGTAAACCAAAATGAGATTAGCAAAAGATGCCAAATCGAGCCTCCAATGACTAGTACTTTCTCAAAGATAGCCTTTCCGATGGGCGCATTCTTGAATTTTTTACATTCGGCGACAATCTTGGTGTCAGCATCACTCTTGCCTTATTGCAACAGCCCGCCAACCTACCGGCCCTTATTACACAATATGTCAGCAGCGCCATCCAAACCCAAGATCCTGGTAATCGACGACGACGATGACCTTCGCTATTCCTTGAAACGCGTCTTTTCAGGTAGGCAATACGAAGTCGTTGAGGCGAATAGCGCTGAGAAAGGCCTCGAGGTCGCGGAGAAGGAGAAGCCTGATGTGATCCTTCTTGATAATCGCATGGAGGGCATGAGTGGGATCGAGGCGCTGCAACATCTTCGCGGGATTAATCCCAATGCCATGATCATATTAATGACGGCTTACGGGACGACCCAGACGACGATTGAAGCGATGAAGTTCGGTGCGTTCGACTACATCATGAAGCCCTTTGATCTAAAGAAGATCCTTTCGATTACGGAAGCGGCGCTGGCGACATCGAGTGATTTGGATCGTGCCAACAAAGACGAGTCGAGCGGGGGCATCAGCCAGGAAGATGTCGATGGTGGGATTATCGGCAGCTCCGCCGCCATGCAGGACGTGTTCAAGATGATCGGGCAGGTGGCCGCCAGCGAAGTGACGGTCATGATCACCGGCGAGAGCGGCACGGGCAAAGAACTGATCGCACGTTCGATCTTTCAGAACAGTCTTCGTTCCCAGAAGCCCTACATAGCCGTCAACTGTGCGGCGATACCGGAAAACCTCATCGAAAGTGAGCTTTTTGGCCATGAGAAGGGTTCTTTTACCGGGGCGACCAGTCAGCGCATCGGTAAATTCGAACTATGCGATGGCGGCACGATTTTCCTCGATGAGATCGGGGATATGGCGCTGACCACTCAGACGAAGATTCTGCGGGCCCTGCAGGAAGGTGAAATCCAGAGGGTTGGGAGCAGCGAGACGATCAAGGTGGATGTCCGCATGCTCGCGGCGACCAATAAACCGCTCGAAGAAATGGTGGAGGAGAAAACCTTCCGCGAAGACCTTTATTACCGCCTGAATGTGGTGCGCATCCAGTTGCCGCCGTTACGGGAGCGCATGGAGGACGTGCCCCTGCTGATCGATTTTGCACTCAAGCGGCTCAAGCAGGATCGTAAGGCACACGTCAGTGCAGTCTCTCCGGAGGCGTTGGCTAGCTTGATGAAGTACACCTGGCCCGGCAATGTTCGTGAGTTAGAGAACATTATCTACCGGAGCGCGGTGATGGCTCAAAGCGATACGATCTTGATGAAGGATCTGCCCAGGGAGATTCTCTCTGCTGTCGGTGCCGATATGTCATCGCCAAAAATGCCCACTCCAAAAAAGGAAGCGGCAAAAGAGGCAGAGCTTGAAAGCAAAACCGCCGGGGAAGAAGTGCTGCTTGGGGCGCCGGAAGAGAATGCCTTCGATGGCGCTTATCGCCTTCTGCGCAGCGAGCAGGGGAATAATATTCTCGAGCATGCTGAACGGGAGCTGATTCGGCGCGCCCTCGAAGAGGTTGGCGGGAAGCAGGTAAAAGCTGCTGAAATACTGGGCATGACCCGGTCGACCCTTCGAAAGCGAATCGACCAATACGACCTGGGCTAGGAGAATTTCGTCGAAATCATTCAGCCGGCTATCAAAAAATGAGCGTTGGGCGAAGAGATATCATGCGGCCAATTGAACACTTTGACCTTCGGCATGTCTCCTCCAGTTGCGCAACACCTTGACCTTTGCGTGTGCGCAGTATGCTTCTCATTTAAACTTATCTTATTTATGAAAAATCCCAAAACCAATCGAATCATCCTCTGCGCGCTTTTTGCGACGGCGCCGTTTCTTTATGCAGAAGAAGCACCAGCCGCAGATAAATCTGTAGAAAATTCCGCGGAGAAATCCGTACCGCAGCTTTCTGAGCAGGAGCTCCACGAAATGCTGGGCTATCTGACCGCGTTGAGTGGCGGTGTCAGTTCGCTTCAGTTGGACGAGGCCGCTATTACTGAACTGGCTCGCGGCTTGCACAAAGCACTGTCCGGCGAGATTAGCATGGCTTCGCTCTCGCAGCCTGAAGTTCAGGCGGCGCTGGGTGAGGCTCAGGCGCGTGCCGAGGCGGTTCAACAATCGAGCGAAAAACTCCCCGGATTTTCGGAAGGCTCACTCGAAAAAATTGGTGTGGTTGTTTCGATGCAATCGGGCGTTCAGCAGCTTGGTTTCGGAGCGGACGAGGCTGACGCGATCCGGGATGGTTTCATCGAGGGCGCCAGCGCGAAGGAGATGGATCCGGAAATCGAGGCCAAGATGCCCGCTTTCCAGGCATTTATCCAAAGCCGGATGGAAAAAGCCCAGGCTGCCGTAGCGGCTCAGGAAGAGAAAGCCCGTGAGGCCGCGATGGCAGAATTTAAGAACGTCGCTGACGAGTGGAGTCAAAAGGACAACATCAATGTCGTCCTCGAAACCACGCAAGGTGATGTTGAAATCGAACTTTACCCCAAAGAAGCACCGCTAGCGGTGGCCAATTTCGTCGGTCATATTGAGAACGACTACTACGACGGTCTTATTTTCCACCGGGTCATTGATGGATTCATGATTCAAGGTGGCGACCCTCTGGGTAAGGGCACCGGTGGGGAGTCGATCTGGGGCAAGCCTTTCCCCGACGAGTTTAGCGATACGCTGCGCTTTGATGAGAAGGGTCTTCTTGCGATGGCCAACTCCGGGCCGATGACGAATGGAAGCCAGTTTTTTATCACCACCAGTAAGCCGAACTGGTTGAACGACAAGCATACCATTTTCGGTAAGGTGGTCGAAGGTTACGATAACGTGGAGAAAATCGAAAAGACCGAAACCGGCGCACAGGACAAGCCGGTTGAGGATCAGAAGATTGTTCAGGCTTACGTTAAAGAGTAGCGTCCGCTGAAAAAATTTTGCGAAAGGGTGAAGTCTGCGGGCTTCACCCTTTTTTAATAGCCCTTATTCGGGTCACCACCAAGTGGTGCCACTTGTGCGCTATTTGGATCCAGGAAATCCGCCTTGTAGGGTTTGTGCATCTGCCAGCCGGCACGGTAGGGTGCGCCGTGTGCCTTCACCCAATCGGTGATCGCATTCAATACCTCGCCGTTCTCTCGCTGTGACCATTCGGGGTGGAGCCAGACCGGTCGTTCTTTCGCGTTCAGTGGCTGTGTATATTCTTCAATCACCCCGGGTGAATCGACGATGATCTTGAATTCGTCGGCTTTGCTAAGATTTTCCGAAAGCGGCAGTTTCCATCGTTTTGGACTGAGGGTCACCCAGTCGAACTCGCCCTGAATGGGGAAAGCACCGCTCGTTTCGAGGTGGGCTTTGAGGCCGGCCTGATGCAAGGCAGCAACCAGAGGCTGGAGGTTGTGAATCGAGGGTTCGCCGCCCGTCACAATGACGAACTCTGCTTTGCTCGCGGCCGCCGCCGCGGCGAGTTCCTCCTCCGCGATACGGTTTATTCTGTCCGGAATGTAGTCCGGGTGCCAGGTGCCCGCCGAGTCGCACCAGGGGCAATGCACCGGGCAACCGAAGGTGCGAATGAAATAAGCAGCTCTCCCCGCATGAGTGCCTTCTCCTTGAAAGCTATAGAACTGTTCGTGAACCGGTAGCATGCGAATGTGTATAATAGCAGAATAATTATTCTCCTGCTGAATACTTCGCCGAATTCTTGGAGTCTTCTTCGACCTCGACCGAGGTAATCCATGCGCGGCCATTGGTCGCTTCCTGCACCATCGGGTTGAACACTTCGTAAAGATGTTGGGCGATGCCTTCGCAGGAACAGTTCGGGAGCACGTAGGCTTGAAACAGGTTCCCGTAGTTCTTGAGCAGCTTCTCTCTCTCCGGGTCGTTTTCGTTGAAGAGGCAGGCGTGGTCGAGATGCTTGGCAATCCACTTTTTGATATAACCAAGCTTGCCGAAATCCACGACGAAGCCGTTCGTATCCAATGCCTCGCAGGCAAAGGTCAGCGTAATCGTCCAGTTATGGCCGTGGATGAAGGCGCAGTGTCCGTCGTGCAAATGCTGACGATGGGCGAAGGGAATATCCCGGTAACTTTTCTTACAGGTGATCATCGGAAAGAAGTTAGAAGTCAGGAGATAGAAATTAGATTGAAATGAGTCGCCAATTGTTGGCGCGAAGTTCCTCAACCGTCGGTGCGTGGGCTTCGTAGATTGTCGGATCGTCGATCCCCGCCAAGTCGAAGGCCTCGCGCCGTTCGATACAGGTACCGCAGCGCCCGCAGTGTTTTTCGCCGCCTTTGTAGCAGGACCAGGTCTGCTCGAAGGGCACGCCCAGTGCAGCGCCGCGCCGTACGATGTCGGCCTTGGTCCAGTCGACAAAGGGGCGGCTGAGCTCGACCTGTTTCCAGTCGCACAGGGCCATGGCCTGGGCCATGGCGTCGGCAAATTCATTGCGACAATCCGGGTAGATGGCGTGATCGCCGCTGTGGGCGGCATAGGCCACTTGCTGCGCGCCGATGGAGAGAGCATGTCCGGTGGCCAGCGCGAGCAGGATCATATTCCGGTTCGGCACCACCGTGGTTTTCATGTTCTCCTCCGTGTAGTGTCCTTCGGCTACTGCGATATCCGGGGAGGTCAGGCTGCTTCCTGAGAGGAGCGATTGGATCGAAGACAGATCGGCAATTTTGTGCGATATGCCGAGTTCGTTGCAGATCGTTGCCGCAGACTTCAGCTCACAGCCATGACGCTGGCCGTAGTTGACGGAGAGCGCTCCTAAGTCGAGGCCTGCCTGATGCAGGTCGTACAGCAAAACGGTCGAATCGAGACCGCCGGAATAGATGACGAGAGTTTTCATGAATTCAGTGGTTGGCCGGACGGCGTGCCCTGGGAATTCGTTAGCAGGGCGCTAGGGCAGGGCACACTGCTCGACACTTGAACGGGTGCAAGGCAAATCCGCGCTTTTCGCGTTGACCTGTTCGGGGTGCTGACGAAGCTTCGACCGCTTAACGCTCCTGTAGTTCAATGGATAGAGCAGCGGTCTCCGAAGCCGCAAATCCGGGTTCGACTCCCGGCGGGAGCACCATGCTTCGCTCTTCGAGCTACGCATGGCGGAGCCAGGCAACAGGTCGAAGCTAGCGGAAGCATGCCCTGCATAGCCTGAAGGGCGACGCACGGGCAATTGGAGCGCGGAAGAGGACTCCTCTCGCCCTTGACTGCGGCTTGGCAGAGCAAGACATTCTGAGCAGGTATTAAATGATTATCATGATTTTAGGAATTTTATTCCTCTACCTGGGCGCGGAGTGCCTGGTACGGGGGAGTTCGCGGCTGGCCACACGGTTCGGAATACCGCCTCTGATCATCGGACTGACCGTCGTGGCCTTTGGGACCAGCTCCCCAGAGCTTTTGGTCAGCATTTCCGCCGTGGTTCAGGGGGCCAACGACGTGGCTGTCGGCAACGTGGTGGGCTCCAATATCTTTAATATCGCTGTTATCCTGGGGGTGACCGCCCTGATCAAGCCGCCGAGCGTCCATATTGACCTGATCCGGCGGGAGATTCCGGTGATGATACTGGTTTCCCTGCTGACTCTGGGCTTAGTCGGATTGGGCTATGTCTCGCGCCTGGCCGGTCTCAGCCTTTGTGCGGGCCTGGTCGTTTATCTCTGGCTGTCCATTCGGACAGCGAGAAAGGAGACGAAGGCCGCTGAATTCGATCTTCCTCTCAGTCCACGGATGCCGGTGTGGCTCTGCGCGATTTTGATTGTGGCCGGTCTCTCGGTTTTGGTCTTCGGGGCGCAGTTATTCCTGACCGGTGCGGTGAAGCTGGCGCGGGATTTCGGCTTTTCCGAGGCTGTCATCGGCCTCACCATCGTGGCTGCCGGCACCAGCCTTCCTGAGCTGGCCACGAGCGTGGTGGCGGCGATCAGGAAAGAGTCCGATGTCGCGATCGGGAATATCGTCGGGTCCAATATCTTCAACGTGCTCGGGATTCTCGGACTCACTTCGGCAATGCTTCCGATGGAGGTTGC encodes the following:
- a CDS encoding peptidylprolyl isomerase; translated protein: MKNPKTNRIILCALFATAPFLYAEEAPAADKSVENSAEKSVPQLSEQELHEMLGYLTALSGGVSSLQLDEAAITELARGLHKALSGEISMASLSQPEVQAALGEAQARAEAVQQSSEKLPGFSEGSLEKIGVVVSMQSGVQQLGFGADEADAIRDGFIEGASAKEMDPEIEAKMPAFQAFIQSRMEKAQAAVAAQEEKAREAAMAEFKNVADEWSQKDNINVVLETTQGDVEIELYPKEAPLAVANFVGHIENDYYDGLIFHRVIDGFMIQGGDPLGKGTGGESIWGKPFPDEFSDTLRFDEKGLLAMANSGPMTNGSQFFITTSKPNWLNDKHTIFGKVVEGYDNVEKIEKTETGAQDKPVEDQKIVQAYVKE
- a CDS encoding 7-carboxy-7-deazaguanine synthase QueE translates to MLPVHEQFYSFQGEGTHAGRAAYFIRTFGCPVHCPWCDSAGTWHPDYIPDRINRIAEEELAAAAAASKAEFVIVTGGEPSIHNLQPLVAALHQAGLKAHLETSGAFPIQGEFDWVTLSPKRWKLPLSENLSKADEFKIIVDSPGVIEEYTQPLNAKERPVWLHPEWSQRENGEVLNAITDWVKAHGAPYRAGWQMHKPYKADFLDPNSAQVAPLGGDPNKGY
- a CDS encoding 6-pyruvoyl trahydropterin synthase family protein; amino-acid sequence: MITCKKSYRDIPFAHRQHLHDGHCAFIHGHNWTITLTFACEALDTNGFVVDFGKLGYIKKWIAKHLDHACLFNENDPEREKLLKNYGNLFQAYVLPNCSCEGIAQHLYEVFNPMVQEATNGRAWITSVEVEEDSKNSAKYSAGE
- the queC gene encoding 7-cyano-7-deazaguanine synthase QueC; the encoded protein is MKTLVIYSGGLDSTVLLYDLHQAGLDLGALSVNYGQRHGCELKSAATICNELGISHKIADLSSIQSLLSGSSLTSPDIAVAEGHYTEENMKTTVVPNRNMILLALATGHALSIGAQQVAYAAHSGDHAIYPDCRNEFADAMAQAMALCDWKQVELSRPFVDWTKADIVRRGAALGVPFEQTWSCYKGGEKHCGRCGTCIERREAFDLAGIDDPTIYEAHAPTVEELRANNWRLISI
- a CDS encoding calcium/sodium antiporter, whose amino-acid sequence is MILGILFLYLGAECLVRGSSRLATRFGIPPLIIGLTVVAFGTSSPELLVSISAVVQGANDVAVGNVVGSNIFNIAVILGVTALIKPPSVHIDLIRREIPVMILVSLLTLGLVGLGYVSRLAGLSLCAGLVVYLWLSIRTARKETKAAEFDLPLSPRMPVWLCAILIVAGLSVLVFGAQLFLTGAVKLARDFGFSEAVIGLTIVAAGTSLPELATSVVAAIRKESDVAIGNIVGSNIFNVLGILGLTSAMLPMEVAGIGLRDAGFMLGFAVLMLPFAFSQRTISRTEGVVFLSIYGVYLYLLWPA